In Cryptomeria japonica unplaced genomic scaffold, Sugi_1.0 HiC_scaffold_1179, whole genome shotgun sequence, one DNA window encodes the following:
- the LOC131054413 gene encoding uncharacterized protein LOC131054413, translating into MASPTKMICYILLGLIFVSTLIDGAVAEEKYYNGGHGGGGYGGGGHGGGGYGGGGHGGGGHGGYGGGGHGGGGHGGYGGGGHGGGGHGGYGGGGHGGGRGGYGPPGHGHGPEN; encoded by the coding sequence ATGGCGTCTCCTACGAAGATGATATGCTATATTTTGCTGGGCCTCATATTTGTATCGACCCTGATCGACGGTGCGGTGGCGGAAGAGAAGTATTATAATGGTGGGCACGGTGGTGGTGGGTATGGTGGTGGAGGTCATGGTGGTGGTGGGTATGGTGGTGGAGGTCATGGTGGCGGTGGACATGGTGGGTATGGCGGTGGAGGACATGGTGGTGGAGGCCACGGTGGGTATGGCGGTGGAGGACATGGTGGTGGAGGGCACGGTGGGTATGGTGGTGGTGGGCATGGTGGTGGGAGAGGTGGGTACGGTCCTCCTGGCCATGGCCATGGACCTGAGAATTAA